A single Vigna radiata var. radiata cultivar VC1973A chromosome 8, Vradiata_ver6, whole genome shotgun sequence DNA region contains:
- the LOC111242333 gene encoding uncharacterized protein LOC111242333, whose product MPTTDFLFIPFIYDNHWWCYAVKIRTLEIYAIDSMGKGVRDRKRIDKFVGENMAKFFCMLYNRPEWSIGLLSIQQSNIPSQPNLYDCGVIMLKAIKIWDGEDKYNGKSMPKYMNEELRQIRKNYVKYWILDNENIRIFEALDEYALL is encoded by the exons ATGCCCACTACTGACTTT ttgtttatacCCTTTATCTATGATAATCACTGGTGGTGCTATGCCGTGAAAATTAGAACATTAGAAATATATGCCATTGACTCAATGGGCAAGGGTGTTAGAGATAGGAAAAGAATTGACAAATTTGTG GGTGAAAATATGGCCAAATTCTTTTGCATGTTGTACAATAGACCCGAATGGAGTATTGGTCTTTTGTCCATTCAACAATCAAATATCCCATCCCAACCAAACTT ATATGATTGTGGAGTTATCATGTTAAAAGCCATAAAAATTTGGGATGGAGAGGACAAATACAACGGGAAGAGCATGCCAAAGTACATGAAT gaGGAGTTGCgtcaaattagaaaaaactaTGTAAAGTATTGGATCCTAGACAACGAGAACATTAGAATATTCGAAGCGCTAGATGAATATGCATTATTGTAG